A genomic window from Haladaptatus caseinilyticus includes:
- a CDS encoding class I SAM-dependent methyltransferase has protein sequence MKAPCVRVERERGETTRRQLAESDLIAEDLEIVVEGGWLFVPIVDPDGVPDALEVVEHDVPTRETPDMPVDILGFEPTYERLGDIVLIDEDDDDRAREIADALVSSAFPVKTVLNRASKIKGETRVRDWDLLAGDETETVHREYGCEFALDVARVYFSPRLATERHRVAEQVVPDERAFDMFAGVGPFVIPFAKRDAQVVGTDLNDVAIGYLRENARRNGIEDRVTAIAGDVREVASEYEDWADRLVMNLPHSANEFLDTAVSLAGDECVIHYYDIQHEDDPFGPGEAAIRGAAEPEYDVSVETRREVRSYAPHELNVCLDVRLTR, from the coding sequence ATGAAAGCGCCTTGTGTGCGCGTCGAACGGGAACGCGGCGAAACGACGCGCCGCCAACTCGCGGAGTCCGACCTGATAGCGGAAGACCTCGAAATCGTCGTCGAAGGCGGGTGGCTTTTCGTTCCGATCGTCGATCCTGATGGTGTTCCGGACGCGCTCGAAGTCGTTGAACACGACGTTCCAACCCGTGAAACCCCGGATATGCCCGTCGATATCCTCGGATTCGAACCGACGTACGAGCGACTCGGGGACATCGTCCTCATCGACGAGGACGACGACGACCGTGCGCGAGAAATCGCCGATGCACTCGTGTCGTCCGCATTTCCCGTTAAAACGGTGCTCAACCGTGCGTCGAAAATCAAGGGCGAGACCCGCGTCCGCGATTGGGACCTGCTTGCAGGCGACGAGACTGAAACCGTTCACCGCGAATATGGCTGTGAGTTCGCACTGGACGTCGCACGGGTGTACTTTTCCCCTCGTCTCGCCACCGAGCGTCACCGCGTCGCGGAACAGGTCGTCCCCGACGAGCGAGCGTTCGATATGTTCGCAGGTGTCGGCCCGTTCGTTATTCCTTTCGCAAAGCGAGATGCACAGGTCGTCGGAACTGACCTCAACGACGTGGCGATAGGGTACCTTCGGGAAAACGCACGTCGGAACGGGATCGAAGACCGAGTGACGGCGATCGCTGGCGACGTTCGGGAAGTCGCATCCGAGTACGAAGACTGGGCGGACCGTCTCGTGATGAACCTCCCTCACAGCGCGAACGAGTTCCTCGACACCGCAGTCAGCCTCGCCGGAGACGAGTGCGTAATCCACTACTACGACATCCAGCACGAAGACGACCCGTTCGGCCCGGGTGAAGCGGCGATTCGCGGCGCGGCGGAACCGGAGTACGACGTTTCGGTCGAGACGAGACGAGAGGTTCGATCATACGCACCGCACGAACTGAACGTCTGTCTGGACGTGCGATTAACGCGCTAG